One stretch of Chryseobacterium sp. LJ668 DNA includes these proteins:
- a CDS encoding efflux RND transporter periplasmic adaptor subunit produces the protein MKTTAKTKLIVLISSILFLQSCTKAAEGSNAAPPAPELPVFTVTTSPATIYQEFPTALEGKNNVEIRSQVDGYLDRIYVEEGAYVRAGQALFKIDSRAYGEQMNMAQANLQVANANIQKAKVEVDRLQPLVAAKVVSDVQLRTAKANYAAAVAAGSQAKASVGGARINVGFTTITAPVSGYIGRIPYKKGSLISRTDPSPLTLLSDISEIYAYFSLSELDFIGFQKKYSGATLNEKLKNMPMVDLVIADNTTYPEKGKMSIVDGQFDKTTGAISVRAIFPNANGTLRTGNTGRVRMPQLFSNTLVIPQESTFEIQDKVYVYVVGKDKKVTSKPITISGKTDSYYFISEGLTAGDKIVYTGIGALKDGVMIQPKAISSDSLLRARPL, from the coding sequence ATGAAAACAACTGCAAAAACAAAATTGATCGTACTTATATCGAGTATTCTTTTTTTACAGAGTTGCACAAAAGCAGCAGAAGGCAGTAATGCTGCTCCACCCGCCCCAGAATTACCTGTATTTACTGTTACTACTTCACCTGCAACAATTTATCAGGAATTCCCAACTGCTCTGGAAGGAAAAAACAATGTGGAAATCAGATCACAGGTTGACGGATATTTAGATAGAATTTATGTGGAAGAAGGCGCTTATGTAAGAGCCGGACAAGCCCTATTCAAAATAGATTCAAGAGCTTACGGCGAGCAAATGAATATGGCTCAGGCTAATTTGCAGGTTGCCAATGCCAATATTCAGAAGGCAAAAGTAGAAGTTGACAGACTTCAGCCGTTGGTTGCTGCAAAGGTAGTTTCAGATGTACAACTGAGAACTGCAAAAGCCAATTATGCAGCAGCAGTCGCTGCAGGTTCACAAGCAAAAGCATCAGTAGGTGGTGCCAGAATCAATGTGGGATTCACAACGATTACTGCGCCTGTAAGCGGTTATATTGGAAGAATACCTTACAAAAAAGGAAGTCTGATTTCAAGAACAGATCCAAGTCCGTTGACTTTATTGTCTGATATCAGTGAAATCTATGCTTACTTTTCATTAAGCGAACTAGATTTTATCGGTTTTCAGAAAAAATATTCTGGTGCAACGCTGAACGAAAAACTAAAAAATATGCCGATGGTAGATTTGGTGATCGCAGACAATACCACATATCCTGAAAAAGGTAAAATGAGCATCGTTGACGGACAGTTTGATAAAACCACAGGGGCAATCAGCGTTCGTGCTATTTTCCCAAACGCAAACGGAACGTTGAGAACAGGAAACACAGGGCGGGTTCGTATGCCACAATTATTTTCAAATACGCTTGTTATTCCTCAGGAATCAACCTTCGAAATACAGGATAAAGTCTACGTATATGTAGTTGGAAAAGACAAAAAAGTAACTTCAAAGCCAATTACGATCTCAGGAAAAACAGACAGTTATTACTTTATTTCTGAAGGACTTACCGCTGGTGACAAAATCGTTTACACAGGAATCGGAGCTCTGAAAGATGGTGTCATGATTCAGCCAAAAGCGATTTCTTCTGACAGTCTTTTGAGAGCAAGACCTCTGTAA
- a CDS encoding TetR/AcrR family transcriptional regulator, with amino-acid sequence MGLHERRQREKESIRANILQAAFTLAKADGWASLSIRKIADAIEYSAPVVYDHFENKEAILYEISINGFHCLQIELLKAQKKHETPEDQLTAIVDAYWNFAFKNKEYYQLMFGLGMQCSGKGLMKEEFSSFQDMIFDCTFEIIKKKGSNPDNACHSSHALFSAVHGLISIMMMRNDDIPSTMNKTTLDETVSAFIKSL; translated from the coding sequence ATGGGTTTACATGAACGTCGTCAAAGAGAAAAAGAATCTATCCGTGCAAATATTTTGCAGGCAGCATTCACTTTGGCGAAAGCTGACGGTTGGGCATCACTTTCTATTCGTAAAATTGCAGATGCAATCGAGTACAGTGCGCCGGTAGTTTATGATCACTTTGAAAACAAAGAAGCAATTTTATATGAAATTTCTATTAACGGTTTTCATTGTCTGCAAATAGAATTATTGAAAGCTCAGAAAAAACACGAAACTCCGGAAGATCAATTAACTGCGATTGTAGACGCTTACTGGAATTTCGCTTTCAAAAATAAAGAATACTATCAATTGATGTTTGGTTTAGGAATGCAATGCAGCGGAAAGGGTTTAATGAAAGAAGAGTTTTCATCTTTTCAGGATATGATTTTTGATTGTACTTTTGAAATTATAAAGAAGAAAGGTTCAAACCCAGATAACGCTTGTCACTCATCTCATGCCTTGTTTTCGGCAGTACATGGATTAATTTCGATTATGATGATGAGAAATGACGATATACCTTCAACGATGAATAAAACAACTTTAGACGAAACGGTTTCTGCATTTATTAAATCTTTGTAA
- a CDS encoding thioredoxin family protein — translation MNTPSNMLALGTKAPFFELPNPSTGNEIQSLDDLKGEKGTLVIFMCNHCPFVLHIIDKLTELYEDYNEAGIEFIAINSNDVEKYPADSPEKMIEFQIEKNFDFPYLYDESQSIAKAYDAACTPDFFFFDDKLDLIYRGQIDDSRPGNHKDVTGEDLIIAFENLLIGEPQEEIQRPSIGCNIKWK, via the coding sequence ATGAATACACCCTCAAATATGTTGGCATTAGGCACAAAAGCACCGTTTTTTGAACTTCCTAACCCTTCAACAGGTAATGAAATTCAGTCATTAGATGATTTGAAAGGCGAAAAAGGTACATTGGTGATTTTTATGTGCAACCATTGTCCCTTTGTACTTCACATTATTGATAAACTGACAGAATTGTACGAAGATTATAATGAAGCGGGGATTGAATTTATAGCAATCAACTCAAATGATGTTGAAAAATATCCTGCAGATTCTCCGGAAAAAATGATTGAATTTCAGATTGAGAAAAATTTTGATTTTCCATATTTGTATGATGAGAGTCAGTCTATTGCAAAAGCGTATGATGCGGCTTGCACGCCTGATTTCTTTTTCTTTGATGATAAATTAGACCTTATTTATAGAGGCCAAATTGATGATTCTAGACCGGGAAATCATAAAGATGTAACCGGCGAAGATTTAATTATTGCTTTCGAGAACCTTTTGATTGGTGAGCCTCAGGAAGAAATTCAGAGACCGAGCATAGGTTGTAATATCAAATGGAAATAA
- a CDS encoding MBL fold metallo-hydrolase: protein MFQIQAFVFNFANENTYVLFNENKNAWLIDPGNINDQETRVIETFIKENDLKIEKIVLTHAHIDHVLGLQWAFDTYKVPVTMHEDDKEVLDMFQISGMRFGFQLDHINVELEYINEVDKLDFDGEKFKIYHVPGHSPGSVVYHNETQKFIISGDVLFEGSIGRTDLYKGNYEQLIEGIKTKLFILDDETQVFSGHGNPTTIGFEKQYNPFLR from the coding sequence ATGTTTCAGATACAGGCTTTCGTCTTCAATTTTGCAAATGAAAATACATATGTTCTTTTTAATGAAAATAAAAATGCCTGGCTAATTGACCCGGGAAATATTAACGACCAGGAAACCAGAGTCATCGAGACTTTTATTAAGGAAAATGATTTAAAAATTGAAAAAATTGTTTTAACGCATGCCCACATTGATCATGTTTTGGGTTTACAATGGGCTTTCGATACTTATAAAGTTCCGGTAACGATGCATGAAGATGATAAAGAAGTTTTGGATATGTTCCAGATCAGCGGAATGAGATTCGGGTTCCAGCTTGATCACATTAATGTTGAATTAGAATATATAAATGAAGTTGATAAATTGGATTTTGACGGAGAAAAATTCAAAATTTATCACGTTCCGGGACATTCTCCGGGAAGTGTGGTTTACCATAATGAAACTCAAAAATTTATCATTTCAGGTGATGTCTTGTTTGAGGGAAGCATCGGGAGAACAGATTTGTACAAAGGAAATTACGAGCAATTAATTGAGGGCATTAAAACCAAGCTTTTTATTTTGGATGATGAAACGCAGGTCTTTTCAGGACATGGAAATCCTACAACGATTGGTTTTGAAAAACAGTACAATCCGTTTTTAAGATAA
- a CDS encoding type IX secretion system plug protein, translating into MKTLQIFLLSLGSLAFGQNIQSIQLFNPQTNDETPVITMNQQLVLSFDDLTNSSTIYRYTIKHYDRNWQDDNLFFTEIANGSMNALLDQFEYSFNTIQPYTHYKLNFPNDKIRPKISGNFEIIVYKDSADKPLFTKRFSLVEDQVNLALNISRISDARNPYVNQRVEVQATSKGGDLSANVNSMTLNVMQNNNQNMKITNLKPSSTLGSQILFQQMSIVFPGNNEFYYFDNKNMNMPADMVKETGLKDGVNQTYLHPVWAYPLNYQYQPDVNGAFYYRRNDLGLERNAEREADYSWVYFSLDSDPMEKELYVLGGFNDFKANKESQMIYNAETKSYIAKIFLKQGFYNYILATKEANGSLNLGEVNGNFWQTENLYQAFLYYKPFGRNYDGLLGYGEFRTPVR; encoded by the coding sequence ATGAAAACGTTGCAGATATTTTTACTCAGTTTAGGTTCTCTGGCTTTTGGGCAGAACATTCAAAGCATTCAGTTGTTTAATCCTCAAACCAATGACGAAACGCCTGTCATCACTATGAATCAGCAGTTGGTGTTGAGTTTTGATGATTTAACCAATTCAAGTACCATTTACAGATACACCATCAAGCATTACGACAGAAACTGGCAGGACGACAATCTTTTTTTTACAGAAATTGCCAATGGTAGCATGAATGCACTGCTCGATCAATTTGAGTATTCTTTTAATACCATACAACCATACACTCATTATAAGCTGAATTTTCCGAATGATAAGATCAGACCGAAAATATCAGGAAATTTTGAAATCATCGTTTACAAAGATTCTGCGGATAAGCCGCTTTTCACCAAAAGATTTTCTTTGGTTGAAGATCAGGTCAATTTAGCTTTAAATATTTCAAGAATTTCCGACGCAAGAAACCCATATGTCAATCAAAGGGTAGAAGTTCAGGCGACTTCAAAAGGTGGAGATTTGTCAGCAAACGTAAATTCTATGACGCTGAATGTGATGCAGAATAACAATCAGAATATGAAAATTACCAATCTGAAACCAAGCTCTACTTTAGGAAGTCAGATTTTATTTCAGCAGATGAGTATCGTATTTCCAGGGAATAATGAATTTTACTATTTTGACAATAAAAATATGAATATGCCTGCCGATATGGTAAAAGAAACGGGGTTGAAAGATGGGGTTAATCAGACTTATCTTCATCCGGTTTGGGCGTATCCGCTCAATTATCAATATCAGCCAGATGTGAACGGAGCATTTTATTACCGAAGAAATGATTTAGGTTTAGAAAGAAATGCAGAACGAGAAGCTGATTATTCTTGGGTGTACTTCTCATTAGATTCTGATCCAATGGAAAAAGAACTCTATGTGTTGGGAGGTTTTAATGATTTTAAAGCAAATAAAGAATCGCAAATGATTTATAATGCTGAAACTAAAAGTTATATAGCAAAGATTTTTCTGAAACAGGGTTTTTATAACTATATTTTGGCAACGAAAGAAGCAAATGGTTCTTTAAACCTGGGTGAAGTTAATGGTAATTTCTGGCAGACGGAAAATCTCTATCAGGCATTTTTGTACTATAAGCCTTTTGGTAGAAATTATGACGGATTGCTTGGCTATGGTGAGTTTAGAACGCCTGTTAGATAG
- the hemH gene encoding ferrochelatase — protein sequence MKGILLVNLGSPRSTSVPDVREYLDEFLMDEKVIDYRWFFRALLVQGIILNTRPAKSAEAYKTVWTDEGSPLIVITQKIQKKLQKLVDVPVEIGMRYAQPSIEAGIQKLVDQGVKEIVLFPLYPQYAMSTTETVIEKAEEVRKKKFPGIKINYIQPFYNREIYIDCLAESIREKLPENFDALQFSYHGVPERHIYKTDPTNTCNLNDCCSRENNPSHQFCYRHQCFDVTNSVIKKLGLPKEKVMVTFQSRLGKDKWMEPYTDETLETIGKKGIKNLAIVCPAFVSDCLETLEEISVEGKHQFEHGGGENFHYIPCLNDEDRWIDVVKTLCEEKLNEFYFV from the coding sequence ATGAAAGGAATATTATTAGTCAATCTCGGTTCACCTAGATCCACCTCTGTACCTGATGTAAGAGAATATCTTGATGAATTTTTGATGGACGAGAAAGTGATTGATTACCGATGGTTCTTCCGTGCGCTTTTGGTTCAGGGAATTATTCTTAATACAAGACCCGCAAAATCCGCTGAAGCCTATAAAACAGTATGGACAGATGAAGGTTCACCTTTGATTGTCATTACGCAGAAAATTCAAAAAAAACTTCAGAAATTAGTTGATGTTCCGGTAGAAATCGGGATGAGATATGCACAGCCAAGCATTGAAGCCGGGATTCAGAAATTAGTTGATCAAGGTGTGAAGGAAATTGTTTTATTTCCATTATATCCGCAATATGCGATGAGTACGACTGAAACCGTGATTGAAAAAGCAGAAGAAGTAAGAAAAAAGAAATTTCCGGGAATTAAAATCAATTACATTCAACCTTTTTACAACAGAGAAATTTACATCGACTGTCTTGCAGAAAGTATCAGAGAAAAGCTTCCTGAAAATTTTGATGCATTACAATTTTCTTATCACGGAGTTCCGGAGAGACATATCTATAAGACAGATCCTACGAATACCTGCAATCTTAATGACTGCTGTTCTCGTGAAAACAATCCGAGTCATCAGTTTTGCTATCGCCATCAGTGTTTTGATGTGACCAATTCTGTGATTAAAAAATTAGGTTTACCAAAAGAAAAAGTGATGGTCACCTTCCAATCAAGATTGGGAAAAGACAAATGGATGGAACCGTATACAGACGAAACCTTGGAAACTATTGGCAAAAAAGGAATTAAAAACCTTGCTATTGTTTGTCCGGCTTTCGTTTCTGACTGTCTTGAAACCTTAGAAGAGATTTCAGTTGAAGGAAAACATCAATTTGAGCATGGTGGCGGAGAAAACTTCCATTACATTCCTTGTTTAAATGACGAAGACCGATGGATCGATGTTGTAAAAACACTCTGTGAGGAAAAACTGAACGAGTTTTATTTCGTTTAA
- a CDS encoding NifU family protein, whose translation MHTILIEPTENPKVMKFVADYNLIPGSLELDRNSDISEIPLAQELFNYPFVERVFITANFVAVAKQDTVEWEHIAESLKNVVEDELLANPRIYLQKKKEQYEIYAEMTPNPNVMKFVSSKMLMDGFVEVKSRETSEGVPLAQALFKEFDFAKEVFISDNFVAVTRDNSVEWHQVMMAVRGFIAEHLQSGGEISNIVAQKHESPVENIINRDYTDNEQKISDILNEYVAPAVENDGGKISLIEYDEANKTAKMLLQGACSGCPSSTATLKGGIENILKQFVPDLVEHVEAVNG comes from the coding sequence ATGCATACTATTCTTATAGAGCCAACAGAAAACCCGAAAGTGATGAAATTTGTAGCTGATTACAATTTGATTCCAGGGTCTTTAGAGTTGGACAGAAATTCAGATATATCAGAAATTCCTTTGGCACAAGAACTTTTCAACTATCCTTTTGTGGAAAGAGTTTTTATCACTGCAAATTTTGTTGCAGTTGCAAAACAGGATACCGTAGAATGGGAACATATTGCCGAAAGTCTGAAAAATGTGGTTGAGGACGAGCTTTTAGCTAACCCAAGAATTTATCTTCAAAAGAAAAAAGAACAGTATGAGATTTATGCTGAGATGACTCCTAATCCTAATGTGATGAAATTCGTTTCTAGCAAAATGCTGATGGATGGTTTTGTGGAAGTCAAATCCAGAGAGACTTCTGAAGGTGTTCCTTTAGCTCAGGCACTTTTTAAGGAATTTGATTTTGCTAAAGAAGTTTTTATTTCAGATAATTTTGTTGCGGTGACGAGAGATAATTCCGTTGAGTGGCATCAGGTCATGATGGCAGTTCGTGGTTTTATTGCAGAACATCTTCAGAGTGGTGGAGAAATTTCAAATATCGTTGCACAGAAACATGAAAGTCCGGTTGAGAATATCATTAACAGAGATTATACAGACAACGAACAGAAAATTTCTGATATTTTAAATGAATATGTGGCTCCTGCTGTGGAAAATGATGGTGGAAAAATTTCATTAATAGAATATGACGAAGCCAACAAAACTGCAAAAATGCTTTTACAAGGCGCATGTTCTGGTTGCCCGAGCTCAACAGCTACATTAAAAGGCGGAATTGAAAACATTTTGAAACAATTCGTTCCGGATCTGGTAGAACACGTTGAAGCTGTAAACGGCTAA
- a CDS encoding gamma carbonic anhydrase family protein has protein sequence MALVKELLGKAPQIGENTFLAETATIIGDVVMGKDCSIWYNAVIRGDVNYIKMGDKVNVQDNAMLHCTYEKFPLEIGNNVSIGHNAIVHGCRIKDNVLIGMGSIVMDDCLVEENSIVGAGSVVTQGTHIKSGEVWGGVPARKIKDISSDLLEGEVNRIANNYVKYSSWYKE, from the coding sequence ATGGCACTTGTAAAAGAACTTTTAGGAAAAGCACCGCAAATTGGAGAAAATACTTTTTTAGCAGAAACAGCAACTATTATTGGGGATGTTGTGATGGGAAAAGACTGCAGTATTTGGTATAATGCGGTGATTAGAGGTGATGTAAATTACATCAAAATGGGAGACAAAGTAAATGTACAGGATAATGCCATGTTGCATTGTACGTACGAAAAGTTTCCTTTAGAAATTGGAAACAATGTGTCTATAGGTCACAACGCAATCGTTCACGGATGCAGAATTAAAGATAATGTTTTAATCGGAATGGGATCTATCGTTATGGATGATTGTCTGGTTGAAGAAAATTCAATTGTTGGTGCCGGTTCCGTCGTGACGCAGGGAACGCATATTAAGTCAGGAGAAGTCTGGGGCGGCGTACCGGCAAGAAAGATAAAAGATATCTCTTCCGATTTATTGGAAGGAGAAGTAAACCGAATTGCAAATAATTATGTCAAGTATTCTTCTTGGTATAAAGAATAA